Genomic window (Vigna unguiculata cultivar IT97K-499-35 chromosome 10, ASM411807v1, whole genome shotgun sequence):
AGCATGATCGTGCACCGGAACAATTCCACCTTCCTCGATCTCTACACATCCTCCAGAAATGCCAAGACCATTGAGAATAGGAACCTCAGTAACAGATGCAGGGAATAGTACAGTGTTGGATGGGACTGCAATGCTTGGTGCTCCATTAAAACTGTACTTGAAGTCTGCAGCTGTTACTGCATCATAAGGGAGGCAGTTATAGCCAGCAGGGCTGTTTGGACCGTTGAGGTCTGCCTTGCAGAAATTTTGCAGAGGGGAAGCATGGGAAGTGGATGAAACAAGACAACAAAGTATGAGCATCAGAATCATCTCTTCTGATGAATTCATGATACTACAACAAAACAGGGAATGAATGTGAGAATGGATTGGCTAGCTAATTACCTATATTTATAACCAACCAAAGATAAAGGTTTTGCACAAACTCTCAACACTCTCAACTGTAGGTCGTTTATATGATGTATCATAGAAGAAAGGAAGAATTAATGTTTTCCTCGTCGTCGCTAACgatatatatgaagaattatttttaagaaagtgTCCATATATTTTCAATCcactttaataaaaattgaatttttctcaactcaACTTGAACTTGTGATGAGTCGGATTGGTTTACGGATTGAAATCCATTTTAATACCTctagtaaattaattattaaagtgattaattattttttatcactaaaatttgtcactaacaaaatattttcttattatataataCATCATTGATAAAATTAAGTAAGATGAATTGTAGTTTCTATTTGAGTTTCTAAAAATCtggatatttttataattcaattcttattaaatttttatcgtACATTAAGTgttagaataattatatttttcaattcaaattcttatatttaatttttctcttggTCGACTACCTAAAGAATTTGTGACTGAAAAGTCATgaataatgaagaaaataatcatttcactatatatattaaaagaaaaaaataaataacaagaattagattaaaacttataaaaaaattttaatacccaatatacataaaattttcacaaaaacttaatgagaaatatttaaaatcattaacttaaaatttaattaagcctaaaatatatatcggagaaagaaaaaaggataTTAATTGTGTATTgtctttttttaagaaaaacataccatcatttcaattttcctttAGTTGTAGGTTGCACGCTTACAGcgagtttttaa
Coding sequences:
- the LOC114165647 gene encoding germin-like protein subfamily 3 member 3, translating into MNSSEEMILMLILCCLVSSTSHASPLQNFCKADLNGPNSPAGYNCLPYDAVTAADFKYSFNGAPSIAVPSNTVLFPASVTEVPILNGLGISGGCVEIEEGGIVPVHDHAATEILLVQQGEITVGLFTPRKAYQNTLQQGDLVVFPEGLRHYLINSGTGKATAFAAFSSANPRFRFLPIELSANDVPSAIIARTTFLDEPQVRKLKAFFNGTG